A window of Fragaria vesca subsp. vesca linkage group LG7, FraVesHawaii_1.0, whole genome shotgun sequence contains these coding sequences:
- the LOC101315284 gene encoding alcohol dehydrogenase-like 1-like, which yields MSEISSSSASQVITCKAAVCWGVGEGCKVEEIHVEPPRKGEVRVKMLYASLCHTDVIISKGYPFPAFPRVLGHEGVGVVESVGEGVNAEDFKQGDIVIPTFVTECQECENCLSGKTNLCLKYPMTFSGLMLDGTSRMSTVKGHKMLYHLFTCSTWSEYMVVEALFLVKLHNWGAHDTTKPPLSHASFLSCGFSTGLGASWKEAKVERGSTVAVIGLGAVGLGALEGARMQGAARIIGVDKNEMKREKGIAFGMTDFINPDNNEHDQGHKKSISELIKDSTDGMGVDYCIECTGVAPFMNEALVATKMGKGTAVLLGTTGTAAPVQIDFLSLMVGRTLKGSIFGGLKAKTDLPILINKCVNKEMQLGELLTHEIPLVDINHAFELLKQPDCVKIVIKI from the exons ATGTCAGAAATTAGCAGCAGCAGCGCCTCGCAAGTCATTACATGCAAAG CGGCGGTATGTTGGGGAGTAGGAGAAGGGTGCAAGGTGGAAGAGATACATGTAGAACCACCACGAAAGGGTGAAGTTCGTGTCAAGATGCTCTATGCCAGTCTCTGTCACACTGACGTCATCATCTCCAAAGGATACCCATTT CCTGCTTTCCCTCGCGTTCTTGGACATGAGGGCGTCGG TGTGGTAGAGAGCGTCGGAGAGGGAGTAAACGCCGAGGATTTCAAACAAGGAGACATTGTGATACCAACGTTTGTTACAGAGTGCCAAGAATGCGAGAATTGCTTGTCAGGCAAGACCAACCTGTGCCTCAAATATCCAATGACCTTCAGCGGTCTAATGCTCGATGGTACTTCAAGAATGTCAACTGTCAAGGGACATAAGATGCTGTACCACCTCTTCACTTGCTCCACATGGTCCGAGTACATGGTTGTCGAGGCCCTTTTCCTAGTCAAGCTCCACAACTGGGGTGCTCATGATACTACCAAGCCACCTCTGTCCCATGCTAGCTTCCTCTCCTGTGGGTTCTCTACTGGACTTGGGGCTTCTTGGAAGGAAGCTAAGGTCGAAAGAGGATCAACTGTTGCTGTTATTGGTCTTGGTGCTGTTGGATTAGGG GCACTTGAGGGGGCTAGAATGCAAGGTGCAGCTAGGATAATCGGTGTCGACAAAAATGAGATGAAAAGAGAAAAAGGAATTGCTTTTGGAATGACTGATTTTATAAACCCTGACAATAATGAACACGATCAAGGTCATAAAAAGTCGATTTCTGAGCTCATCAAAGACTCTACAGATGGAATGGGTGTAGACTATTGCATTGAGTGCACTGGCGTTGCACCTTTCATGAATGAAGCCCTTGTGGCCACAAAAATG GGTAAAGGAACAGCAGTCCTGCTAGGAACCACAGGTACAGCAGCACCCGTTCAAATCGATTTTCTGTCCTTAATGGTCGGCAGAACCTTGAAAGGGTCCATATTTGGAGGGCTCAAAGCCAAAACCGACCTTCCCATTCTAATCAACAAATGCGTGAATAAG GAAATGCAACTGGGTGAACTCTTGACTCATGAAATTCCTCTCGTGGATATCAACCACGCATTTGAACTCTTAAAGCAGCCAGATTGTGTGAAGATTGTCATCAAGATTTGA